One Gadus morhua chromosome 23, gadMor3.0, whole genome shotgun sequence DNA segment encodes these proteins:
- the pex2 gene encoding peroxisome biogenesis factor 2 — protein MDVLTAASQSENFSGSGSDGGADPQIPVLRINQLDAFELDSSLEQLIWGQFTQCFRGCRPGLLTPAEPELKALLALLLWRFTLYSDGATVGQALLSLRYHDNTRQTAATSASPLTPASSYRPLTPGQRLGLALFTVGPRWLQERSHSLLLALGLSSGPAGGGAAPTDGGPLRLGLRRSLTLLSAAAQIAGLLNFLVFLRNGRHPALAERAVGARAVFSRPNAGRDVSYQVMNRELLWHGFAEFLIFLLPLVNARKAKAAFYSLVLGREAERPGTVDGVGVWRECGFCGEWPTMPHTTGCGHVFCYYCVKSHAVADAYLTCPRCGAEAGLPKPVNLEVEMEAR, from the coding sequence ATGTGCTGACGGCGGCGAGCCAGAGCGAGAACTTCTCGGGGTCGGGGTCGGACGGCGGCGCCGACCCCCAGATCCCGGTGCTGCGTATCAACCAGCTGGACGCCTTCGAGCTGGACtcgtccctggagcagctgatCTGGGGCCAGTTCACCCAGTGCTTCCGTGGCTGCCGGCCGGGCCTGCTGACGCCCGCCGAGCCGGAGCTCAAGGCCCTGCTCGCGCTGCTCCTCTGGAGGTTCACCCTCTACTCCGACGGCGCCACGGTGGGGCAGGCCCTGCTGAGCCTGCGTTACCACGACAACACCCGCCAAACCGCCGCCACCTCGGCCTCCCCTTTGACCCCCGCCTCCAGCTACAGACCCCTGACGCCGGGCCAGAGGCTGGGCCTGGCCCTGTTCACCGTGGGCCCCCGCTGGCTCCAAGAGCGATCCCACAGCCTGCTGCTCGCCCTGGGCTTGAGCTCGGGGCCGGCGGGCGGAGGGGCCGCACCGACGGACGGCGGCCCCCTCCGCCTGGGCCTCCGCCGCTCCCTGACGCTCCTCTCGGCCGCCGCCCAGATCGCCGGCCTCCTCAACTTCCTGGTGTTCCTGCGCAACGGACGCCACCCGGCGCTGGCGGAGCGCGCGGTGGGGGCGCGGGCCGTCTTCAGCCGGCCCAACGCCGGCCGCGACGTCAGCTACCAGGTCATGAACCGCGAGCTGCTGTGGCATGGCTTCGCCGAGTTCCTCATCTTCCTGCTGCCGCTGGTCAACGCGCGGAAGGCCAAGGCGGCGTTCTACTCCCTGGTGCTCGGCCGGGAGGCGGAGAGGCCCGGCACGGTGGACGGCGTCGGCGTGTGGCGGGAGTGCGGCTTCTGCGGGGAGTGGCCCACCATGCCGCACACGACGGGCTGCGGGCACGTCTTCTGCTACTACTGCGTGAAGAGCCACGCCGTGGCCGACGCCTACCTCACCTGCCCCAGGTGCGGCGCGGAGGCGGGGCTCCCGAAGCCTGTCAacctggaggtggagatggaggcgAGGTGA